In a genomic window of Miscanthus floridulus cultivar M001 unplaced genomic scaffold, ASM1932011v1 fs_102_3_4, whole genome shotgun sequence:
- the LOC136530290 gene encoding uncharacterized protein codes for MDGGSGLNIMYAKTLDEMGIHRTNLRPIQAPFHGVVPGRQAVPLGQIDLPVTFGDRSNYRTETLTFDMVGFPGTFHAILGRPCYAKFMAVPDYTYLKLKMPGPCGVITIGTSFRHAYECEVECCGHATAVVAYEELTTLREEVVEEAPDTKRSSGSFKSAEGPKEVLLDPSNSEGK; via the coding sequence atggacggaggcagcggcctcaacatcatgtatgccaagacactcgacgagatgggcatccACCGAACGAACCTCCGCCCCATCCAAGCGCCCTTCCATGGCGTTGTACCTGGCAGACAGGCCGtaccactggggcagatcgatctgcccgtcactttcggggatcggtccaattataggactgagactcTTACCTTCGACATGGTAGGGTTCCCtggaaccttccatgccatccttggacgtccatgctacgcgaagttcatggctgtccccgactatacataccttaagctgaagatgccgggcccctgcGGGgttatcaccatcggcacctcctttcgtcacgcttacgagtgcgaagtcgaatgctgcggccaCGCCACAGCAGTCGTCGCCTACGAAGAGctcaccaccctcagggaggaggtcgttgaagaagcacccgacaCGAAGAGGTCGTCTGGGTCGTTCAAATCGGCGGAAGGGCCCAAGGAGGTGctcttggaccccagcaactcCGAGGGCAAATAA